In Myxocyprinus asiaticus isolate MX2 ecotype Aquarium Trade chromosome 3, UBuf_Myxa_2, whole genome shotgun sequence, the following proteins share a genomic window:
- the hdr gene encoding hematopoietic death receptor isoform X2 gives MRDMIFLILLLLNVTLAAKIHLDLAWLQGSIKNRSRRDISCREGQAYAHDSICCLNCPAGTYVKKACFSDLEKGVCEPCEFDTYTEHGNGLRMCLPCTKCRLVVVCCLCTFIPSVDQETTEKCTSTQNTHCKCKQGSFCLPDQACEVCKKCSKCKEDEEMVKSCTVSSNTVCRKRSSMGSSISVMICVVSILYWKWSKPSKTSITSRSPRKIVKINMGDRDEEREKRQNVHNSKMDESSQFQSFLEQNCVVGTLSPASLEMENDRGLGDSLPNTATSSQISVAMFAVPGDLQPSHANQPPCSALPWQPHTSDRESSRRLVPLNGEESLKKTFDLFEEMDVHYHNRFFRLIGLSDNVIKSTESLFPEDRVYELLKNWMEKEGMKADFNNLIEALTYLDQRLSAENIIAKAISNGYFKYEDE, from the exons atgaGAGACATGATTTTCTTG ATATTGCTGTTACTGAATGTCACACTTGCTGCTAAAATTCACTTGGATTTGGCCTGGCTGCAAGGTTCAATCAAAAACAGATCAAGACGGGACATATCCTGTAGAGAGGGCCAAGCATATGCACATGACAGCATCTGCTGTCTGAACTGTCCAGCTG GAACATATGTGAAAAAAGCCTGCTTTAGTGATTTAGAAAAAGGAGTGTGTGAACCATGCGAGTTTGATACATACACGGAGCATGGCAATGGACTGCGTATGTGTTTACCGTGCACCAAGTGCCGTCtag TTGTTGTGTGCTGTTTGTGCACCTTCATTCCTTCTGTAGATCAGGAAACCACAGAGAAATGCACAAGTACCCAGAACACACATTGCAAATGCAAACAGGGGTCATTTTGTTTACCCGACCAAGCATGTGAGGTGTGCAAGAAATGCAGCAA ATGCAAAGAGGATGAGGAGATGGTAAAAAGCTGTACAGTCAGTTCCAACACTGTCTGTAGAAAGAGAAGCTCTATGGGCAGCTCCATCTCAG TGATGATATGTGTTGTGAGCATCCTCTACTGGAAGTGGTCCAAACCAAGTAAAACATCAA TAACATCAAGAAGTCCAAGGAAAATTGTTAAGATCAATATG GGTGACAgagatgaggagagagagaagaggcagAATGTCCACAACTCCAAGATGGATGAGTCCTCTCAGTTCCAGTCGTTCCTTGAGCAAAACTGTGTGGTGGGTACCCTGTCCCCTGCTTCATTAGAGATGGAGAATGACAGGGGACTGGGAGACAGCCTCCCCAACACTGCCACTTCTTCACAGATTAGCGTGGCCATGTTTGCTGTGCCTGGTGACCTCCAGCCCAGCCATGCTAACCAGCCTCCATGCTCTGCACTCCCCTGGCAGCCTCACACTTCG GATAGAGAGTCATCAAGAAGACTCGTTCCTTTGAATG GAGAAGAATCGTTGAAGAAAACATTTGATCTCTTTGAAGAAATGGATGTCCATTATCATAACAGATTCTTCAGGCTTATCGGGCTGAGTGATAATGTCATCAAAAGTACAGAGTCTCTTTTTCCAGAAGACCGAGTTTACGAACTATTAAAAAACTGGATGGAAAAGGAGGGAATGAAGGCAGATTTCAACAACCTTATTGAAGCATTAACTTATTTAGACCAAAGACTATCAGCAGAAAACATCATTGCAAAGGCAATTAGTAATGGTTATTTTAAATATGAAGATGAGTGA
- the hdr gene encoding hematopoietic death receptor isoform X4: MRDMIFLILLLLNVTLAAKIHLDLAWLQGSIKNRSRRDISCREGQAYAHDSICCLNCPAGTYVKKACFSDLEKGVCEPCEFDTYTEHGNGLRMCLPCTKCRLVVVCCLCTFIPSVDQETTEKCTSTQNTHCKCKQGSFCLPDQACEVCKKCSKCKEDEEMVKSCTVSSNTVCRKRSSMGSSISVTSRSPRKIVKINMGDRDEEREKRQNVHNSKMDESSQFQSFLEQNCVVGTLSPASLEMENDRGLGDSLPNTATSSQISVAMFAVPGDLQPSHANQPPCSALPWQPHTSDRESSRRLVPLNGEESLKKTFDLFEEMDVHYHNRFFRLIGLSDNVIKSTESLFPEDRVYELLKNWMEKEGMKADFNNLIEALTYLDQRLSAENIIAKAISNGYFKYEDE; encoded by the exons atgaGAGACATGATTTTCTTG ATATTGCTGTTACTGAATGTCACACTTGCTGCTAAAATTCACTTGGATTTGGCCTGGCTGCAAGGTTCAATCAAAAACAGATCAAGACGGGACATATCCTGTAGAGAGGGCCAAGCATATGCACATGACAGCATCTGCTGTCTGAACTGTCCAGCTG GAACATATGTGAAAAAAGCCTGCTTTAGTGATTTAGAAAAAGGAGTGTGTGAACCATGCGAGTTTGATACATACACGGAGCATGGCAATGGACTGCGTATGTGTTTACCGTGCACCAAGTGCCGTCtag TTGTTGTGTGCTGTTTGTGCACCTTCATTCCTTCTGTAGATCAGGAAACCACAGAGAAATGCACAAGTACCCAGAACACACATTGCAAATGCAAACAGGGGTCATTTTGTTTACCCGACCAAGCATGTGAGGTGTGCAAGAAATGCAGCAA ATGCAAAGAGGATGAGGAGATGGTAAAAAGCTGTACAGTCAGTTCCAACACTGTCTGTAGAAAGAGAAGCTCTATGGGCAGCTCCATCTCAG TAACATCAAGAAGTCCAAGGAAAATTGTTAAGATCAATATG GGTGACAgagatgaggagagagagaagaggcagAATGTCCACAACTCCAAGATGGATGAGTCCTCTCAGTTCCAGTCGTTCCTTGAGCAAAACTGTGTGGTGGGTACCCTGTCCCCTGCTTCATTAGAGATGGAGAATGACAGGGGACTGGGAGACAGCCTCCCCAACACTGCCACTTCTTCACAGATTAGCGTGGCCATGTTTGCTGTGCCTGGTGACCTCCAGCCCAGCCATGCTAACCAGCCTCCATGCTCTGCACTCCCCTGGCAGCCTCACACTTCG GATAGAGAGTCATCAAGAAGACTCGTTCCTTTGAATG GAGAAGAATCGTTGAAGAAAACATTTGATCTCTTTGAAGAAATGGATGTCCATTATCATAACAGATTCTTCAGGCTTATCGGGCTGAGTGATAATGTCATCAAAAGTACAGAGTCTCTTTTTCCAGAAGACCGAGTTTACGAACTATTAAAAAACTGGATGGAAAAGGAGGGAATGAAGGCAGATTTCAACAACCTTATTGAAGCATTAACTTATTTAGACCAAAGACTATCAGCAGAAAACATCATTGCAAAGGCAATTAGTAATGGTTATTTTAAATATGAAGATGAGTGA
- the hdr gene encoding hematopoietic death receptor isoform X1 — protein sequence MRDMIFLILLLLNVTLAAKIHLDLAWLQGSIKNRSRRDISCREGQAYAHDSICCLNCPAGTYVKKACFSDLEKGVCEPCEFDTYTEHGNGLRMCLPCTKCRLVVVCCLCTFIPSVDQETTEKCTSTQNTHCKCKQGSFCLPDQACEVCKKCSKCKEDEEMVKSCTVSSNTVCRKRSSMGSSISVTFIVVLPLIPVMICVVSILYWKWSKPSKTSITSRSPRKIVKINMGDRDEEREKRQNVHNSKMDESSQFQSFLEQNCVVGTLSPASLEMENDRGLGDSLPNTATSSQISVAMFAVPGDLQPSHANQPPCSALPWQPHTSDRESSRRLVPLNGEESLKKTFDLFEEMDVHYHNRFFRLIGLSDNVIKSTESLFPEDRVYELLKNWMEKEGMKADFNNLIEALTYLDQRLSAENIIAKAISNGYFKYEDE from the exons atgaGAGACATGATTTTCTTG ATATTGCTGTTACTGAATGTCACACTTGCTGCTAAAATTCACTTGGATTTGGCCTGGCTGCAAGGTTCAATCAAAAACAGATCAAGACGGGACATATCCTGTAGAGAGGGCCAAGCATATGCACATGACAGCATCTGCTGTCTGAACTGTCCAGCTG GAACATATGTGAAAAAAGCCTGCTTTAGTGATTTAGAAAAAGGAGTGTGTGAACCATGCGAGTTTGATACATACACGGAGCATGGCAATGGACTGCGTATGTGTTTACCGTGCACCAAGTGCCGTCtag TTGTTGTGTGCTGTTTGTGCACCTTCATTCCTTCTGTAGATCAGGAAACCACAGAGAAATGCACAAGTACCCAGAACACACATTGCAAATGCAAACAGGGGTCATTTTGTTTACCCGACCAAGCATGTGAGGTGTGCAAGAAATGCAGCAA ATGCAAAGAGGATGAGGAGATGGTAAAAAGCTGTACAGTCAGTTCCAACACTGTCTGTAGAAAGAGAAGCTCTATGGGCAGCTCCATCTCAG TGACATTTATTGTGGTTTTGCCACTAATTCCAGTGATGATATGTGTTGTGAGCATCCTCTACTGGAAGTGGTCCAAACCAAGTAAAACATCAA TAACATCAAGAAGTCCAAGGAAAATTGTTAAGATCAATATG GGTGACAgagatgaggagagagagaagaggcagAATGTCCACAACTCCAAGATGGATGAGTCCTCTCAGTTCCAGTCGTTCCTTGAGCAAAACTGTGTGGTGGGTACCCTGTCCCCTGCTTCATTAGAGATGGAGAATGACAGGGGACTGGGAGACAGCCTCCCCAACACTGCCACTTCTTCACAGATTAGCGTGGCCATGTTTGCTGTGCCTGGTGACCTCCAGCCCAGCCATGCTAACCAGCCTCCATGCTCTGCACTCCCCTGGCAGCCTCACACTTCG GATAGAGAGTCATCAAGAAGACTCGTTCCTTTGAATG GAGAAGAATCGTTGAAGAAAACATTTGATCTCTTTGAAGAAATGGATGTCCATTATCATAACAGATTCTTCAGGCTTATCGGGCTGAGTGATAATGTCATCAAAAGTACAGAGTCTCTTTTTCCAGAAGACCGAGTTTACGAACTATTAAAAAACTGGATGGAAAAGGAGGGAATGAAGGCAGATTTCAACAACCTTATTGAAGCATTAACTTATTTAGACCAAAGACTATCAGCAGAAAACATCATTGCAAAGGCAATTAGTAATGGTTATTTTAAATATGAAGATGAGTGA
- the hdr gene encoding hematopoietic death receptor isoform X5, with product MRDMIFLILLLLNVTLAAKIHLDLAWLQGSIKNRSRRDISCREGQAYAHDSICCLNCPAGTYVKKACFSDLEKGVCEPCEFDTYTEHGNGLRMCLPCTKCRLVVVCCLCTFIPSVDQETTEKCTSTQNTHCKCKQGSFCLPDQACEVCKKCSKCKEDEEMVKSCTVSSNTVCRKRSSMGSSISVTFIVVLPLIPVMICVVSILYWKWSKPSKTSITSRSPRKIVKINMGDRDEEREKRQNVHNSKMDESSQFQSFLEQNCVDRESSRRLVPLNGEESLKKTFDLFEEMDVHYHNRFFRLIGLSDNVIKSTESLFPEDRVYELLKNWMEKEGMKADFNNLIEALTYLDQRLSAENIIAKAISNGYFKYEDE from the exons atgaGAGACATGATTTTCTTG ATATTGCTGTTACTGAATGTCACACTTGCTGCTAAAATTCACTTGGATTTGGCCTGGCTGCAAGGTTCAATCAAAAACAGATCAAGACGGGACATATCCTGTAGAGAGGGCCAAGCATATGCACATGACAGCATCTGCTGTCTGAACTGTCCAGCTG GAACATATGTGAAAAAAGCCTGCTTTAGTGATTTAGAAAAAGGAGTGTGTGAACCATGCGAGTTTGATACATACACGGAGCATGGCAATGGACTGCGTATGTGTTTACCGTGCACCAAGTGCCGTCtag TTGTTGTGTGCTGTTTGTGCACCTTCATTCCTTCTGTAGATCAGGAAACCACAGAGAAATGCACAAGTACCCAGAACACACATTGCAAATGCAAACAGGGGTCATTTTGTTTACCCGACCAAGCATGTGAGGTGTGCAAGAAATGCAGCAA ATGCAAAGAGGATGAGGAGATGGTAAAAAGCTGTACAGTCAGTTCCAACACTGTCTGTAGAAAGAGAAGCTCTATGGGCAGCTCCATCTCAG TGACATTTATTGTGGTTTTGCCACTAATTCCAGTGATGATATGTGTTGTGAGCATCCTCTACTGGAAGTGGTCCAAACCAAGTAAAACATCAA TAACATCAAGAAGTCCAAGGAAAATTGTTAAGATCAATATG GGTGACAgagatgaggagagagagaagaggcagAATGTCCACAACTCCAAGATGGATGAGTCCTCTCAGTTCCAGTCGTTCCTTGAGCAAAACTGTGTG GATAGAGAGTCATCAAGAAGACTCGTTCCTTTGAATG GAGAAGAATCGTTGAAGAAAACATTTGATCTCTTTGAAGAAATGGATGTCCATTATCATAACAGATTCTTCAGGCTTATCGGGCTGAGTGATAATGTCATCAAAAGTACAGAGTCTCTTTTTCCAGAAGACCGAGTTTACGAACTATTAAAAAACTGGATGGAAAAGGAGGGAATGAAGGCAGATTTCAACAACCTTATTGAAGCATTAACTTATTTAGACCAAAGACTATCAGCAGAAAACATCATTGCAAAGGCAATTAGTAATGGTTATTTTAAATATGAAGATGAGTGA
- the hdr gene encoding hematopoietic death receptor isoform X3, translating into MRDMIFLILLLLNVTLAAKIHLDLAWLQGSIKNRSRRDISCREGQAYAHDSICCLNCPAGTYVKKACFSDLEKGVCEPCEFDTYTEHGNGLRMCLPCTKCRLDQETTEKCTSTQNTHCKCKQGSFCLPDQACEVCKKCSKCKEDEEMVKSCTVSSNTVCRKRSSMGSSISVTFIVVLPLIPVMICVVSILYWKWSKPSKTSITSRSPRKIVKINMGDRDEEREKRQNVHNSKMDESSQFQSFLEQNCVVGTLSPASLEMENDRGLGDSLPNTATSSQISVAMFAVPGDLQPSHANQPPCSALPWQPHTSDRESSRRLVPLNGEESLKKTFDLFEEMDVHYHNRFFRLIGLSDNVIKSTESLFPEDRVYELLKNWMEKEGMKADFNNLIEALTYLDQRLSAENIIAKAISNGYFKYEDE; encoded by the exons atgaGAGACATGATTTTCTTG ATATTGCTGTTACTGAATGTCACACTTGCTGCTAAAATTCACTTGGATTTGGCCTGGCTGCAAGGTTCAATCAAAAACAGATCAAGACGGGACATATCCTGTAGAGAGGGCCAAGCATATGCACATGACAGCATCTGCTGTCTGAACTGTCCAGCTG GAACATATGTGAAAAAAGCCTGCTTTAGTGATTTAGAAAAAGGAGTGTGTGAACCATGCGAGTTTGATACATACACGGAGCATGGCAATGGACTGCGTATGTGTTTACCGTGCACCAAGTGCCGTCtag ATCAGGAAACCACAGAGAAATGCACAAGTACCCAGAACACACATTGCAAATGCAAACAGGGGTCATTTTGTTTACCCGACCAAGCATGTGAGGTGTGCAAGAAATGCAGCAA ATGCAAAGAGGATGAGGAGATGGTAAAAAGCTGTACAGTCAGTTCCAACACTGTCTGTAGAAAGAGAAGCTCTATGGGCAGCTCCATCTCAG TGACATTTATTGTGGTTTTGCCACTAATTCCAGTGATGATATGTGTTGTGAGCATCCTCTACTGGAAGTGGTCCAAACCAAGTAAAACATCAA TAACATCAAGAAGTCCAAGGAAAATTGTTAAGATCAATATG GGTGACAgagatgaggagagagagaagaggcagAATGTCCACAACTCCAAGATGGATGAGTCCTCTCAGTTCCAGTCGTTCCTTGAGCAAAACTGTGTGGTGGGTACCCTGTCCCCTGCTTCATTAGAGATGGAGAATGACAGGGGACTGGGAGACAGCCTCCCCAACACTGCCACTTCTTCACAGATTAGCGTGGCCATGTTTGCTGTGCCTGGTGACCTCCAGCCCAGCCATGCTAACCAGCCTCCATGCTCTGCACTCCCCTGGCAGCCTCACACTTCG GATAGAGAGTCATCAAGAAGACTCGTTCCTTTGAATG GAGAAGAATCGTTGAAGAAAACATTTGATCTCTTTGAAGAAATGGATGTCCATTATCATAACAGATTCTTCAGGCTTATCGGGCTGAGTGATAATGTCATCAAAAGTACAGAGTCTCTTTTTCCAGAAGACCGAGTTTACGAACTATTAAAAAACTGGATGGAAAAGGAGGGAATGAAGGCAGATTTCAACAACCTTATTGAAGCATTAACTTATTTAGACCAAAGACTATCAGCAGAAAACATCATTGCAAAGGCAATTAGTAATGGTTATTTTAAATATGAAGATGAGTGA
- the hdr gene encoding hematopoietic death receptor isoform X6 gives MRDMIFLILLLLNVTLAAKIHLDLAWLQGSIKNRSRRDISCREGQAYAHDSICCLNCPAGTYVKKACFSDLEKGVCEPCEFDTYTEHGNGLRMCLPCTKCRLDQETTEKCTSTQNTHCKCKQGSFCLPDQACEVCKKCSKCKEDEEMVKSCTVSSNTVCRKRSSMGSSISVTFIVVLPLIPVMICVVSILYWKWSKPSKTSITSRSPRKIVKINMGDRDEEREKRQNVHNSKMDESSQFQSFLEQNCVDRESSRRLVPLNGEESLKKTFDLFEEMDVHYHNRFFRLIGLSDNVIKSTESLFPEDRVYELLKNWMEKEGMKADFNNLIEALTYLDQRLSAENIIAKAISNGYFKYEDE, from the exons atgaGAGACATGATTTTCTTG ATATTGCTGTTACTGAATGTCACACTTGCTGCTAAAATTCACTTGGATTTGGCCTGGCTGCAAGGTTCAATCAAAAACAGATCAAGACGGGACATATCCTGTAGAGAGGGCCAAGCATATGCACATGACAGCATCTGCTGTCTGAACTGTCCAGCTG GAACATATGTGAAAAAAGCCTGCTTTAGTGATTTAGAAAAAGGAGTGTGTGAACCATGCGAGTTTGATACATACACGGAGCATGGCAATGGACTGCGTATGTGTTTACCGTGCACCAAGTGCCGTCtag ATCAGGAAACCACAGAGAAATGCACAAGTACCCAGAACACACATTGCAAATGCAAACAGGGGTCATTTTGTTTACCCGACCAAGCATGTGAGGTGTGCAAGAAATGCAGCAA ATGCAAAGAGGATGAGGAGATGGTAAAAAGCTGTACAGTCAGTTCCAACACTGTCTGTAGAAAGAGAAGCTCTATGGGCAGCTCCATCTCAG TGACATTTATTGTGGTTTTGCCACTAATTCCAGTGATGATATGTGTTGTGAGCATCCTCTACTGGAAGTGGTCCAAACCAAGTAAAACATCAA TAACATCAAGAAGTCCAAGGAAAATTGTTAAGATCAATATG GGTGACAgagatgaggagagagagaagaggcagAATGTCCACAACTCCAAGATGGATGAGTCCTCTCAGTTCCAGTCGTTCCTTGAGCAAAACTGTGTG GATAGAGAGTCATCAAGAAGACTCGTTCCTTTGAATG GAGAAGAATCGTTGAAGAAAACATTTGATCTCTTTGAAGAAATGGATGTCCATTATCATAACAGATTCTTCAGGCTTATCGGGCTGAGTGATAATGTCATCAAAAGTACAGAGTCTCTTTTTCCAGAAGACCGAGTTTACGAACTATTAAAAAACTGGATGGAAAAGGAGGGAATGAAGGCAGATTTCAACAACCTTATTGAAGCATTAACTTATTTAGACCAAAGACTATCAGCAGAAAACATCATTGCAAAGGCAATTAGTAATGGTTATTTTAAATATGAAGATGAGTGA